Proteins encoded in a region of the Hippopotamus amphibius kiboko isolate mHipAmp2 chromosome 11, mHipAmp2.hap2, whole genome shotgun sequence genome:
- the EOMES gene encoding eomesodermin homolog isoform X2: MQLGEQLLVSSVNLPGAHFYPLEGARGSGGGSAGHLPGAAPSPQRLDLDKAPKKFSGNLSCEAGSGETAAAGSGAPAAMLSDADAGDTFAGAAAVAKPGPPDGRKGSPCGEDELPAAAAAAAAAASARYSMDSLSSERYYLQSPGPQGSELPAPCSLFPYQAAAGAPHGSVYPAPNGARYPYGSMLPPGGFPAAVCPPGRAQFGPGAGASGGAGGGGGGGGPGAYQYGQGAPLYGPYPGAAGTGSCGGLGGLGVPGSGFRAHVYLCNRPLWLKFHRHQTEMIITKQGRRMFPFLSFNINGLNPTAHYNVFVEVVLADPNHWRFQGGKWVTCGKADNNMQGNKMYVHPESPNTGSHWMRQEISFGKLKLTNNKGANNNNTQMIVLQSLHKYQPRLHIVEVTEDGVEDLNEPSKTQTFTFSETQFIAVTAYQNTDITQLKIDHNPFAKGFRDNYDSSHQIVPGGRYGVQSFFPEPFVNTLPQARYYNGERTVPQTNGLLSPQQSEEVANPPQRWLVTPVQQPGTNKLDIGSYESEYTSSTLLPYGIKSLPLQTSHALGYYPDPTFPAMAGWGGRGSYQRKMAAGLPWTSRTSPPVFSEDQLSKEKVKEEISSSWIETPPSIKSLDSNDSGVYTSACKRRRLSPSSSSNENSPSIKCEDINAEEYSKDTSKGMGGYYAFYTTP; this comes from the exons ATGCAGTTAGGGGAGCAGCTCTTGGTGAGCTCGGTGAACCTGCCCGGCGCTCACTTCTACCCGCTGGAGGGGGCGCGAGGCAGCGGAGGCGGGAGCGCCGGCCACCTCCCGGGAGCGGCCCCCTCTCCTCAGAGGCTGGACTTAGACAAAGCGCCCAAGAAGTTCTCGGGCAACCTCTCGTGCGAGGCGGGGAGCGGGGAGACCGCAGCCGCCGGCTCGGGGGCCCCCGCGGCCATGCTCAGTGACGCCGACGCCGGGGACACCTTTGCCGGCGCCGCGGCCGTGGCCAAGCCGGGGCCCCCGGACGGCCGCAAGGGCTCCCCCTGCGGGGAGGACGAgctgcccgccgccgccgccgccgcggctgcCGCCGCCAGCGCGCGCTACTCCATGGACAGCCTGAGCTCGGAGCGCTACTACCTCCAGTCCCCCGGGCCTCAGGGCTCCGAGCTGCCCGCGCCCTGCTCGCTCTTCCCGTACCAGGCGGCGGCCGGGGCGCCCCACGGATCTGTGTACCCGGCTCCCAACGGGGCGCGCTACCCCTACGGCTCCATGCTGCCCCCCGGCGGCTTCCCCGCGGCCGTATGCCCACCCGGGAGGGCGCAGTTCGGCCCGGGGGCCGGCGCGagcggcggcgcgggcggcggcggcgggggaggCGGTCCGGGCGCCTATCAGTACGGCCAGGGGGCTCCGCTCTACGGGCCGTACCCCGGGGCGGCAGGCACGGGTTCCTGCGGAGGACTGGGGGGCCTCGGGGTTCCCGGCTCCGGCTTCCGCGCCCACGTCTACCTGTGCAACAGGCCTCTGTGGCTCAAATTCCACCGCCACCAAACAGAGATGATCATTACGAAACAGGGCAG ACGCATGTTTCCTTTCTTGAGCTTCAATATAAACGGACTCAATCCCACCGCCCACTACAACGTGTTCGTAGAAGTGGTGCTGGCCGACCCCAACCACTGGCGCTTCCAGGGGGGCAAATGGGTGACCTGCGGAAAAGCCGACAATAACATGCAGG gCAACAAAATGTATGTTCACCCAGAGTCTCCTAATACTGGTTCCCACTGGATGAGACAGGAGATTTCCTTTGGGAAATTAAAACTCACCAATAACAAAGGAGCAAATAACAACAACACTCAG ATGATAGTCTTACAGTCTTTACACAAGTACCAACCACGACTACACATTGTTGAAGTCACAGAGGACGGTGTGGAGGACCTGAATGAGCCCTCCAAGACTCAGACCTTCACCTTCTCAGAAACTCAGTTCATTGCAGTGACTGCCTACCAAAACACCGAC ATAACTCAACTAAAGATTGATCACAACCCCTTTGCGAAAGGGTTCAGGGACAACTATGACTC ATCGCATCAGATCGTCCCCGGAGGTCGGTACGGCGTTCAGTCCTTCTTCCCGGAGCCCTTTGTCAACACTTTACCTCAAGCCCGATACTATAATGGCGAGAGAACCGTGCCACAAACCAACGGCCTCCTTTCACCCCAACAGAGCGAAGAGGTGGCCAACCCTCCCCAGCGGTGGCTTGTCACGCCTGTCCAGCAACCTGGGACCAACAAACTAGACATTGGTTCCTATGAGTCTGAATATACTTCCAGCACCTTGCTCCCATATGGTATTAAATCCTTGCCCCTCCAGACGTCCCATGCCCTGGGCTATTACCCTGACCCCACCTTCCCTGCAATGGCAGGGTGGGGAGGTAGAGGTTCTTATCAGAGGAAGATGGCAGCTGGACTCCCATGGACCTCCAGAACAAGCCCCCCTGTGTTCTCTGAAGATCAGCTCTCCAAGGAGAAAGTTAAAGAGGAAATCAGCTCTTCCTGGATAGAGACACCCCCATCCATCAAGTCTCTCGACTCCAATGATTCAGGGGTGTATACCAGTGCTTGTAAGCGAAGGCGGCTGTCTCCTAGCTCCTCTAGCAATGAAAATTCTCCCTCCATAAAGTGCGAGGACATTAATGCTGAAGAGTACAGTAAAGACACCTCAAAAGGCATGGGGGGGTATTATGCTTTCTACACAACTCCCTAA
- the EOMES gene encoding eomesodermin homolog isoform X1 — protein MQLGEQLLVSSVNLPGAHFYPLEGARGSGGGSAGHLPGAAPSPQRLDLDKAPKKFSGNLSCEAGSGETAAAGSGAPAAMLSDADAGDTFAGAAAVAKPGPPDGRKGSPCGEDELPAAAAAAAAAASARYSMDSLSSERYYLQSPGPQGSELPAPCSLFPYQAAAGAPHGSVYPAPNGARYPYGSMLPPGGFPAAVCPPGRAQFGPGAGASGGAGGGGGGGGPGAYQYGQGAPLYGPYPGAAGTGSCGGLGGLGVPGSGFRAHVYLCNRPLWLKFHRHQTEMIITKQGRRMFPFLSFNINGLNPTAHYNVFVEVVLADPNHWRFQGGKWVTCGKADNNMQGNKMYVHPESPNTGSHWMRQEISFGKLKLTNNKGANNNNTQMIVLQSLHKYQPRLHIVEVTEDGVEDLNEPSKTQTFTFSETQFIAVTAYQNTDITQLKIDHNPFAKGFRDNYDSMYTASENDRLTPSPTDSPRSHQIVPGGRYGVQSFFPEPFVNTLPQARYYNGERTVPQTNGLLSPQQSEEVANPPQRWLVTPVQQPGTNKLDIGSYESEYTSSTLLPYGIKSLPLQTSHALGYYPDPTFPAMAGWGGRGSYQRKMAAGLPWTSRTSPPVFSEDQLSKEKVKEEISSSWIETPPSIKSLDSNDSGVYTSACKRRRLSPSSSSNENSPSIKCEDINAEEYSKDTSKGMGGYYAFYTTP, from the exons ATGCAGTTAGGGGAGCAGCTCTTGGTGAGCTCGGTGAACCTGCCCGGCGCTCACTTCTACCCGCTGGAGGGGGCGCGAGGCAGCGGAGGCGGGAGCGCCGGCCACCTCCCGGGAGCGGCCCCCTCTCCTCAGAGGCTGGACTTAGACAAAGCGCCCAAGAAGTTCTCGGGCAACCTCTCGTGCGAGGCGGGGAGCGGGGAGACCGCAGCCGCCGGCTCGGGGGCCCCCGCGGCCATGCTCAGTGACGCCGACGCCGGGGACACCTTTGCCGGCGCCGCGGCCGTGGCCAAGCCGGGGCCCCCGGACGGCCGCAAGGGCTCCCCCTGCGGGGAGGACGAgctgcccgccgccgccgccgccgcggctgcCGCCGCCAGCGCGCGCTACTCCATGGACAGCCTGAGCTCGGAGCGCTACTACCTCCAGTCCCCCGGGCCTCAGGGCTCCGAGCTGCCCGCGCCCTGCTCGCTCTTCCCGTACCAGGCGGCGGCCGGGGCGCCCCACGGATCTGTGTACCCGGCTCCCAACGGGGCGCGCTACCCCTACGGCTCCATGCTGCCCCCCGGCGGCTTCCCCGCGGCCGTATGCCCACCCGGGAGGGCGCAGTTCGGCCCGGGGGCCGGCGCGagcggcggcgcgggcggcggcggcgggggaggCGGTCCGGGCGCCTATCAGTACGGCCAGGGGGCTCCGCTCTACGGGCCGTACCCCGGGGCGGCAGGCACGGGTTCCTGCGGAGGACTGGGGGGCCTCGGGGTTCCCGGCTCCGGCTTCCGCGCCCACGTCTACCTGTGCAACAGGCCTCTGTGGCTCAAATTCCACCGCCACCAAACAGAGATGATCATTACGAAACAGGGCAG ACGCATGTTTCCTTTCTTGAGCTTCAATATAAACGGACTCAATCCCACCGCCCACTACAACGTGTTCGTAGAAGTGGTGCTGGCCGACCCCAACCACTGGCGCTTCCAGGGGGGCAAATGGGTGACCTGCGGAAAAGCCGACAATAACATGCAGG gCAACAAAATGTATGTTCACCCAGAGTCTCCTAATACTGGTTCCCACTGGATGAGACAGGAGATTTCCTTTGGGAAATTAAAACTCACCAATAACAAAGGAGCAAATAACAACAACACTCAG ATGATAGTCTTACAGTCTTTACACAAGTACCAACCACGACTACACATTGTTGAAGTCACAGAGGACGGTGTGGAGGACCTGAATGAGCCCTCCAAGACTCAGACCTTCACCTTCTCAGAAACTCAGTTCATTGCAGTGACTGCCTACCAAAACACCGAC ATAACTCAACTAAAGATTGATCACAACCCCTTTGCGAAAGGGTTCAGGGACAACTATGACTC catgtacacCGCTTCCGAAAATGACAGATTAACTCCATCTCCCACGGATTCTCCTAGATCGCATCAGATCGTCCCCGGAGGTCGGTACGGCGTTCAGTCCTTCTTCCCGGAGCCCTTTGTCAACACTTTACCTCAAGCCCGATACTATAATGGCGAGAGAACCGTGCCACAAACCAACGGCCTCCTTTCACCCCAACAGAGCGAAGAGGTGGCCAACCCTCCCCAGCGGTGGCTTGTCACGCCTGTCCAGCAACCTGGGACCAACAAACTAGACATTGGTTCCTATGAGTCTGAATATACTTCCAGCACCTTGCTCCCATATGGTATTAAATCCTTGCCCCTCCAGACGTCCCATGCCCTGGGCTATTACCCTGACCCCACCTTCCCTGCAATGGCAGGGTGGGGAGGTAGAGGTTCTTATCAGAGGAAGATGGCAGCTGGACTCCCATGGACCTCCAGAACAAGCCCCCCTGTGTTCTCTGAAGATCAGCTCTCCAAGGAGAAAGTTAAAGAGGAAATCAGCTCTTCCTGGATAGAGACACCCCCATCCATCAAGTCTCTCGACTCCAATGATTCAGGGGTGTATACCAGTGCTTGTAAGCGAAGGCGGCTGTCTCCTAGCTCCTCTAGCAATGAAAATTCTCCCTCCATAAAGTGCGAGGACATTAATGCTGAAGAGTACAGTAAAGACACCTCAAAAGGCATGGGGGGGTATTATGCTTTCTACACAACTCCCTAA